The genomic segment tggcaatccttatatcagacaaattagattttaaaccaaagactgtaataagagatgaggaaggacactatatcctacttaaagggtctatccaacaagaagatctaacaattgtaaatatctatgcccctaacatgggagcagccaattatataagccaattaataacaaaagcaaagaaacacatcgacaacaatacaataatagtgggggactttaacacccccctcactgaaatggacagatcgtctaagcaaaagatcaacaaggaaataaagactttaaatgacacactggaacaaatggacttcacagacatattcagaacattccatcccaaagcaacggaatacacattcttctctagtgcccatggaacattctccagaatagatcacatcctaggtcataaatcaggtctcaaccagtaccaaaagattgggatcatcccctgcatattttcagaccacaatgctttgaaactagaactcaatcacaagaggaaagtcggaaagaactcaaatacatggaggctaaagagcatcctactgaagaatgaatgggtcaaccaggaaattaaagaagaattaaaaaaattcatggaaaccaatgaaaatgaaaacacaactattcaaaatctttgggatgcagcaaaggcagtcctaagaggaaagtatatagcaatacaagcctttctcaagaaacaagaaaggtctcaagtacacaacctaaccctacacctaaaggagctggagaaagaacagcaaataaagcctaaacccagcaggagaagagaaataataaagatcagagcagaaatcaataaaatagaaaccaaaagaacagtagaacagatcaacgaaactaggagctggttctttgaaagaattaacaagattgataaacccctggccagacttatcaaaaagaaaagagaaatgaccctaatcaacaaaatcatgaatgaaagaggagaaatcacaaccaacaccaaagaaatacaattataagaacatattatgagcaactgtatgccagcaaattagataacctggaagaaatggatgcattcctagagatgtatcaactaccaaaactgaaccaggaagaaatagaaaacctgaacagacctataaccactaaggaaattgaagcagtcatcaaaaatctcccaacaaacaaaagcccagggctagatggcttcccaggggaattctaccaaacatttcaagaagaattaatacctattcttctgaaactgttccaaaaaatagaaatggaaggaaaacttccaaactcattttatgaggccagcattaccttgatcccaaaaccagacaaagacccctcaaaaaggagaattacagaccaatatccctgatgaacatggatgcaaaaattctcaccaaaatactagccaataggatccaacagtacattaaaaggattattcaccacgaccaagtgggatttatccctgggctgcaaggttggttcaacatccgcaaatcaatcaacgtgatacaatacattaacaaaagaaagaacaagaatcatatgatcctctcaatagatggagaaaaagcatttgacaaagtacagcatcctttcttgatcaaaactcttcagagcatagggatagagggtacatacctcaatatcataaaagccatctatgaaaaacctacagcgaatatcattctcaatggggaaaaactgagaactttccccctaaggtcaggaacgcggcagggatgtccactatcaccactgctattcaacatagtattggaagtcctagccacagcaatcagacaacaaaaagaaatcaaaggcatccaaatcggcaaagaagaagtcaaactctcactctttgcagatgatatgatactttatgtggaaaatcccaaagactccaccccaaaactgctagaactcatacaggaattcagtaaagtggcaggatataaaatcaatgcacagaagtcagtggcattcctatacaccaacaacaagacagaagaaagagaaattaaggagtcgatcccatttacaattgcacccaaaaccataagatacctaggcataaatctaaccaaagaggcaaaggatctgtactcagaaaactataaaatactcatgaacgaaactgaggaagacacaaagaaatggaaaaacgttccatgctcatggattggaagaacaaatactgtgaagatgtcaatgctacctagagcaatctacacattcaatgcaatccccatcaaaataccatccacttttttcaaagaaatggaacaaataatcctaaaatttgtatggaatcagaaaagaccccacatagccagaggaatgttgaaaaagaaaagcaaagctggcggcatcacaattccggacttccagctctactacaaagctgtcatcatcaagacagtatggtactggcacaaaaacaggcacatcgatcaatggaacagaatagagagcccagaaatggaccctcaactctatggtcaactaatcttcgacaaagcaggaaagaatgtccaatggaaaaaagacagtctcttcaacaaatggtgttgggaaaattggatagccacatgcagaagaatgaaactggaccatttccttacaccacacacaaaaatagactcaaaatggttgaaagacctcaatgtgagacaggagtccatcaaaatcctaaaggagaacaccggcagcaacctcttcgacctcagccacagcaacttcttcctagaaacatcgccaaaggcaagggaagcaagggcaaaaatgaactatcgggacttcatcaagataaaaagcttttgcaaagcaaaggaaacagtcaacaaaaccaaaagacaaccaacagaatgggagaagatatttgcaaatgacgtaacagataaagggctagtacccaaaatctataaagaactcatcaaactcaacaccaaaagagcaaagaatccaatcaagaaatgggcagaagacatgaacagacatttttccaaagaagacatccaaatggccaacagacacatgaaaaagtgctcaatatcactcggcatcagggaaatccaaatcaaaacctcaatgagataccacctcacaccagtcagaatggctaaaattaacaagtcaggaaatgacagatgttggcggggatgcggagaaaggggaaccctcctacactgttggtgggaatgcaagctggtgcagccactctggaaaacagtatggaggttcctcaaaaagttgaaaatagagctaccatatgatccagcaattgcactactgggtatttaccccaaagatacaaaagtaaggatccgaaagggtacgtgcaccccgatgtttatagcagcaatgtccacaatagccaaactgtggaaagagccaagatgtccatcaacagatgaatggataaagaagatgtggtatatatatacaatggaatattatgcagccatcaaaaagaatgagatcttgccatttgcaacgatgtggatggaactggagggtattatgctgagcgaaataagtcaatcagagaaagacatgtatcatatgacctcactgatatgaggaattcttaatctcaggaaacaaactgagggttgctggagtggggggtggggtgggagggatggggtgactgggtgatggacactggggagggtatgtgctctggtaagcgctgtgaattgtgcaagactgttgaatctcagatctgtacctctgaaacaaataacgcaatatatgttaagaaagaaaaaaaaaaaagaagaagagtgtagcaagaggggaagaatgaagggggggaaatcggaggggtagacgaaccatgagagacaatggactctgaaaaacaaactgagggttctagaggggaagggggtgggaggataggttagcctggtgatgggtattgaggagggcacattctgcatggagcactgggtgttatgcacaaacaatgaatcatggaacactattatctaaaactaatgatgtaatgtatggggattaacataacaataaaaaaaattaaaaaaaaaaaaaaaaaaagaaatcccaagcCTATGCCATCTATGAATCTGGATCCATATTTGCGTTAGGCACTTGTTGTAAAAATTGGACTAAGAAATTAACCTAAAAACTCGTTAGAATTGGTGAAACTATAGTGTCCAACAGAGGCAAATGTAAAACCACTTGTTAGGACACCTTATAACCTAGAGCACAATGGATTCTCCAGGAAACAACAGTCTCTGAAGACAAATTCAAagttaaaaattacaaaacacatgAGAAAAAGAAGCTGCACAAGAGCTTGCAAATGCACAACCGACAAATCCCACATCCTGAGAACAGATGATACACAATTCTGAAAGAGACCTCACAGAGATAAAGGAGGAATAGAAGCCATAGGCTAAGAGAAGGGCATATAAATAAAGTACAGgaaaatctggaaaaacaaatactagaaatgaaaaaatatatatattcaatgaaatgaaatagtAGAAAACAGAGCTGAAGATAGAATCAGGGATGTTGAAGGTAGATCTAAGGAAACAatacagcagaaagagaaaggtaTTTGTTTTAACTGGCTATGGTTTTTGGATCCAAGATATGAGAAGTAACTTTCTTTTGCTAAGCTAATAGTAACAACTGAGTATCTGGAAGGAAAATACTAGCATGACCAAAGATACAGAGTATAGTTTGATGAATGCAAAATGGCCCTTCCAGGCTTATTACAAATGGCAGAATAGGGAGCTACCCTCATAATAAGACTACAAGTTTATTAAGATAAGTCTCTCCTTGCCTAAACCATGAAAGCTCCAACCTGCCAAAGAAGtctgaaatgatttctttaaagatatgttcttttaaatcataaaaattatctaCAAGAGTCcactttatatacatatgtatgtatgtacatatgtatgtagctATCTATCtatgggggggagggcagagagagagagaatcttaagtagactccaggcccagcatggagcccaatgcaaggctcgatctcatgacactgagatcatgacctaagctgaaatggagttggacgcttaaccaactgagccaccctggcgccccgagtccacttttaaaatgcaaatattctggCAAGAGTAAATTCTTTCAGCTAATATCTTAGAGCTATATTTGGCAAAAATGTTGCAGTCTCACTGCTGGTATACAGAATGATCTTATATATACACAGGTACACttttagttctaattttaatagttcaatatttatttaatgcacCTTAGGAACATATAAAACTATCACACCAAACCCCCAATTTTGTGAAAAGTATTGTTTAGGACAAGGGTATAATAATAGGTAATTAATGATACCTGAGGCACATAAATATGACAGAAATCGTGAAAGTGAAAAGCAGATGGGAAACACTGTCTTTAAAGAATTAAGAGAGCTCGCAGACGACCCTGCAAGAATGCGGGCCATACCACATAATGGGTGCTTGGGGCTCGGGAGGAGTTGCCATGATAAGGCAGAACGGCTCtgaaagggaggtgggaggtcTGCCAAGAATAAACCTAAAACTTTTCCTGGACTTGACCCAGGTTCTCATGAAGCGCCAATCTCCTCAGAAGTGGGGTGAATGGTGGCATTTGTCATTTGTGATGGGATAATATTTAAGAGACTCTGAGAAGGCTTCTCTATGCAAATTCACTATATTTCCCTCAAATTTTACTTTGTCATATTATCCAAACCTCCATCCATTTGAGCTTGCTTATGTTAATAAACTCTTTTTACACTGCAAATACTCTTGGGAGAGCTGTCAGTCATTCACAATTTAGTAAGATCTATATTCAGACTGCCTTCCTCCAAGCACTCAGGCTGAAATCAGCCACGGTGTGGTAGAATTTTAATGAGCAGAGGCAAGTACAGGGAGTGAGTGCTGAGAAGGATCAAAAGATGGTGTGCAGAGTGGGAAGGCATGCAAAGTGCTAAGACTGAGGAACAGAATTGTAGAAGGGTGCCAACTAGATTTACTTCACCACTTTATAGGGTTGGCCCTGAGGCTAGTATTGGAAATAAAACTCTGCTTGCAACAGAACATTGCAAGGTGTCCTTGTTGAGCCCTCACGGAAAGTGACAGTCCTTCCTTCAAACTCACAGCAGACAAAGGAGAAAACTTACCGAGTTTGAGCACAAAGTTGATAAATCTCTGAATacaaaactggaaaggaaaaaacaaatctacAGTCAGTATTACATAAGCTGTGATAACAATTTAGAAATTTTGGAGGTCAAAGGACAGAAACCCCAAACGAAAAAGCCCAACACCTTAGTTTTCTGAAGGCCTGTCAGAGTGGAGAAAAACAGCTAAGTGAGGATGGTTGAGATCCATCCAGGATAAGGTAGGATCTTTTTATACATGTAAGCTTTATAAAAAGGGGCCATGAGAAAAGAGGTGCCAAAGATAGAATTGTACAGTAAAGTTAGGAAAGGGGTAGGCACCCTTCATCCATCTAGCCGACCCTTACCCAACTAAACTTACCAGCTAGAGAGGTTGTTTTCAAACTGGGGTATGCTAACTCCTGAGGTAGTCTCTAAGGGGCACTTAGCAAGGCTAAGATTTATGggaataaataatttctagatCCTTAACTTCCATAAGTGctatttttctaaaactgatgAGACTAAGAATTTGCAGGGAGGTGCAGATTGTTCTTTTAGATTTCCTCTTCATAAGTGCTTCTTTCcccacttttgaaaaaaataaagacttatcTCCTGTATCACTGCCTCGGGACACCTCTGGGAACCAAATAAAGGAGGAGATCAAAATATTGGTATTGGCATCGACAGAGTGACAAAGCGATTCCTCTAATTAATGGGTAACATGTCCTCTAAAAAATCATAGGGCTTTCAACTTTTTGCTTTCAACATTGCTTTCAATGTTGCTACTCAGGCTGTCAGCTGAAAGTCACTAAAGCATTCTGTGATTTTTAACACAACTCAAAAAACTGTTCAAAGAATTGAGCGACATTGCTATAACAAAATTTCTTCTATTCTTACTACTAATTTATATGAACAGGGTTTCATagcatttatttctctaaaaacaaaaaacagaaatagtatCGATGCTGAAATATAACTCATCCTAGCATTAAGTAATATTCATCCATGAATTCGTGAACTAATTCATAAAGGCAGATTCCCATCCATTTCATTAAGAGATGCATTTTCGATGacattttatgttgttttaaccAATTACATACAGTCTAGTAACAAAAAATTCAGTACAGAATGAAATTTTAACACCCAGAGccttaaaaacatatatgtatatgttcttttttcccctctcacaCAAACTAGTATATTACATTCACAACTCTGTCCTCCACTGCTTTTGTACACTTAATAGATCATGGAGTCTTTCCAGATCTGTACACAGAAAATGATCTCATCCTTTTAAGGGCTGCATATAACTCCATTGCATAACTCAAACATAATGTTTTTAACCATTTCCTTATGGATGGATAGTTGggttgtttctgtcttttgctcTTATAAACGATGTAGTCTGGAACATCTCTGTATGCATGTCATTTCACTTATGTAAATATAACAGATGGCGTTTGAGTCCATGAGAATGAATAAATTCTGCCCTGACTTTTTGCTGGTCTGCTTCTTCACCTGACTGCAAATTCCTTTACAGCAGAGACCAGCTTGACTGAAGTTACGCACTTGGCTCAGCCCTTGGCATATGAATAAAGGAGTCAATGAGACCCACTCACACTAGCCTTCTGTAAGAAAAGCCAGAGAATGTGGTAAACTACATTCCTCACCAATACCGTTTTGAGTGGGATGACTTATTTGTGTGGGACTAATGGGAGGAAAAGAGATGGAAACGGGACCAGTCAATAAAAGAAGCTGCTGAATTGAAGGGCTCCTCTCAGGGCCATTTTACTATCTATTCGGTCCTATGGTTTTCCTGTCATACAACTCAGAACAGGTTGGAATTTTCAGAACCTGCTCCAATCTCGCTTATGCCTTTCACTCCCACTTATTTCCCTGGGATACTCCACTTAGCTACTTTTACTATCTTGAAAATCCCTGGGCCTCTTGGCCTCCGAAAAGTCCTTCTCTTGTGCCTATGCTGTTTCTTTCCACTTCATTCCACTTACCTCAAGCACACATATTACACAGCTGCGAGATTGGTTCTGCGCTTCATGAGGCTCTCCATTCTCTGGACAGCTAGCCTGCCCTCGGTGTAACATTAACGGCAGCCGCCATTTCCCCTAGGGTCTTCCCTGTAACACATCAGCTCCTGcggcttttctcttcctctctccaagcCAGTGTCTCCTTTTAGATCACTCACTCGGCTCTTGTTTCTGCCTGGTAGATGTTTCCAGTTCTCAGCACATGGCAGGTGAAGATGACTGACCTGCTCTGACTTTGGATTAAGTCTCCCCATTTTGGGTTACCAGCTTCACAGCTTCTTCATATACTCTGGAGACTTGGGTGTGAAGTCCTCAAGGGGATGGCATGGGGTCATTTCCCCAGAAATCTATCACTATTATTTTATAGTCACAAACATACTTTGAACACAGAGTAAAAATATCATCATTTctaggaggaacagagagagaagtcATTCCCGTATGGGGCCTGTCCTGATTAGACATGTAGGGAACATAGACAATGGGGACCGGTTTGGCTTTAAACAAGAACAGGtaagaagcagaaggaaagtaAAGAAAGAGGCAGCAAGGCAATTTTAATGAGGGCAGGTGTGCTAGGAGTGCTGATGAGAGAGAATAAGAATTATCCAGTGGGAAAGAAAAGTTAACCTGATGGTTCAGGGCTGAAGAGAAGTCCTTTCGTTCGAAAGCCTCCAACAtctggtttgtcttttttcccatgtAGTTATAGGTACTGGAAAGAAAAGAGCACACACTGCAGGATCAGTAACTCAGCGGGAGAAGTCTAGATCTTCAAATCCCTTTGATGcctaaaagggaaaaacagaccAGGCCTCCCAGAAGTCTATTTTTTGGCCCTAATCTATTAGAGATCCGGTGTCTTCACTTCTGAGATATCCGGCAACAATAAGCAGTGCCAAGAGGAGGCACAGAATACCAAAGGggataaagaaaaggaagaaaagtcgGAAAAGGATAAAGttagaaaaaaggggaaaaagttaGAGATGGAGGTGTATTTGGTAGGGAATAACAGAGGCCAACACCTGCCCCAGGGCACATGCGCAGGCACGAAGCTAGATTCGAACTGTGGGTAAAACGTAGTATCTGAGGTGAGGCCTAAAGCCTTATGCCGAGGAACTAGGTGAATGGGGCAAATCCCAGCAGATTATCTGAGTTCTCTGCCAGTTTATATATTACCTATAATATATATGcttatacaatttatatattacCTAGAGACTactttctaataataataataataataataaagatgataataaaaTGAGAGATCATTTATTGTCTATTGTGTTCCAGGTGCTTGACATAAATCATGTCTAATCCCCTCAAATCCCTGGCTTCTGTTTGGTTGTGAAGAAACTATGACTTAAAGAAGGCTACACAATTGTGGCAAAGGCTTTCATCCCTTCATGCTGCTATCTACTACAATTCAgcacaaatgaaagtgaaaataagtTATTTGATCTGATAAAATgtggacttaaaaaaataatatccaggggcgcccgggtggctcagtcgctaggcgcctgcctccagctcaggtcatggtcccagggtcccgggatcgagccctgcatcgggctccctgctcagcaggaagcctgcttctccctctcctgctccccttgcttgtgctccttctctcgctgtctctctctctgtcaaataaataaataaaatcttgaaaaaaaaaaaataatatccaacTCTACCAGTTGGATATTATCAGACTAATCACTGAATTCTTAGAGAAATCAGCAAGGTAGAAGTTTACAGAAATTCTTAACAAGGATGCTTCCGCAGTTTCTAGCAACTTCTCATATAGTAAGTCAGtctcagaaaaatatatttatcttgatGTACCAAGAACAGAATGTTGTTGGTACTTCACATGGAGACCCTGGACTGAACAGCAAGGGATTCCAAGAACGTGAAGTTCACATTATCTTCTGGTAATaaagtaaggaaaaataaaatacaatagcTGAGATAAGTCCCTTATAGATGTGAAATACTCCTAAATCACAATATGCCGGAGGAGTTTCAGAatactaaaattcaaattctagGGGTCTTAGGCATATTTAGTTAGAGagaaatgtaattataattaagaagaaataaagtctaACGAAATGTACTTTGCTTATAGATTATGTTGACAGAATTAAAATGCCTAGTATAGaggccaaaaaacaaaagtcaaaaaagtaagaatttctgggggaaaagaaagtaagaatTTCATGGTCAGCAGATCCCAGGCATTCAGGTTCCCATGGTAGAAATGTCCCTGTAGTGACAATGGATGTTGCAGGACGTCACCATCCTGGCTTGGTGAATAAGCCATTGAGATCATCCAACTTACTTAATCTTCATCAAAGCCATGCTCACCAAGACATGTTATCAATACTACTTTGCTTCTCCTACACTTTTCCTATATGGAGGTTATGCACTTTCAGTTAACATGAATATTTCACTCAATCCCTTGCAGGCATATTTCTAATGAATTAGGTAAACATGTGCAGTGGACATGCTAATCGAATTGCCTGCCTCTGCCTGAGTAGGCATCAGGCCATGTACGTCTATTTAGCTGGCTGCAGCTGATTGGACTTAGGTAAGCCCAACAGGCAGTGCTATCTAGTGATATCCTGAGATGAGATTCACGACCAGGCAGACACGATTGGCCATGTGCATGCTGAAGCATAGAGAGCGCACctggagagcaagagagggaaagagagaggtaTGCAGAGAGACGCAGGGGTGAGAGTCTCCAGAGGACCACAGATGGAGAACCATCTGTCCTGGCTGTTGAGCGTTTTGCAGGCCTGGGTTCTCATCTTCTCTGAGGCCTGGCTGCATTTCCTCCTCTTGAGTTTTACCCAATTTCCCAGTAGTTTATAATAATGTGTCTTCTTCCGCATTAGCTACTTTCAGTGGGTTCCTCTTATTAATAACTAAGTAATTTCTGACAAATTCTGTGCATGCTCTTAGCTCATGTGCCTCACCTCTAATTGCAACAGATGCTTCTAAAAACAGTGACTGAGTTGCTAACAAACTGCTAAGCTCTACTTAATTCCTTTTTGCTGAAAGACTGGGGGAAAGAAAGGCAGCTTTCATTAGAAAAGGTGTCCATGCAAGAAGTATAACCACATAGGCAGTGAATGCCTCCACGGGGGGACTTTACATTTATAACCGTGGGGAAAAACGAGTCAGGCTTACCTACCCACTGCTCCAGTTGCTCCCATCACCAGGGCACTCAATAGTTGCtaagcaaaaacagacacaggGTATTCACTTTTAGGaaaaagagtaagagaaaaaaaatgttgctatctAAATAGCTTTACAAATTGTTCTGGAGGGCAACGAACCTGCTGGGACAGGCCAGTGGGCGACTTACCTCATCCACCccaaaaaggaaagcaaactgTTGCTGGCGATTCTGATCAACACATTGCCCGAAGTCTAAGAGATCGGTGTCACTGAACTTCAGCCCTTGGAAGGTGGGGATCTTATCCTGAATCCCATCCAACAATTCCTCAGCACGAACTGCTCAAAACAGAAAATGCCTCACGAATCTGCACCCCTCCAGAAAATGTCAAATCCCGTCTTGTAGAGCCCCTCACATCTGCACTGAGTGCCAGGGGCTGTTCTCAGCTGGATGTCCCTTGCCCTCACTTAGGAGTTCCTATGTACTCATCAAATTTCAGCCCCCACGCTTCCATTCCTCGAAGACAACAGATGAACGTTTCCAAAGCacaacttctattttttttttttttttaaggaagtagAAAGGAATCGTATCTAAAAAATAATCTCCTAAGAAATCTCATCTAATTGTAACAATCTCTTTTCTGGAGAAGCATagtaacaataaaagaaaagtcaaaagaagggacacctgggtggctcagtcggttaagtgtctgccttggctcaggtcatcatcccataaattttaaaaatcttaaaaaaaaaaaaagaaagaaagaaagaaagaaagccaaaagaaAAGTGAGGAGGGATCAGAGTACCttcctatgtaccaggcactgagaATACAGTAGAGTACAAGGTAGACACAGCCTTCGTCCTTACGGGGCTTATAGGCTTGTGTCTTCTCATACAAGACACAAGGAGTCTGCTAGAAAAGCATCTTTCACACTTAAAAACGTTCATTATAAGGTAGTGTCAATGATTGATAAGAGGGACTTATTTTTGATAAGACTGACTTATTTTGGAGCCAATCCGAACCATCCGGTCAATAGTTTTATGCTTTTGTGACACAGGGTGGAGTGCGATGGAGTGGGAGTTTCTTAGCGAAACAGGGTAAGATgtgagagatggagggaaagaaacATGGAAAGAAGCAGTACTTACTCTTTACTCCTGTCAAGGCCGGAatgtgataataataaaatggcaatgcTGGGGCGGCAGTAGCTACCTCCTTTAGGAAATTAATCAAGATATCTGAAAGAATAGCAGGACAAGCCATGGTGTGAACAAGTATAAAACACTGGCTTTCCCTGgtaaaaaaaaactaaccatcTATTGAAATGCAACCATCCCTCTCAGAAGCTGAAAATTCTTGATCCCTCTCAATCATCCCTGAGATCGATACTGCAATGTCTTTGCAACACTTCATTCAaaggtttattttcctttctgtagaAAGGCCAAAATAAGATGATCACTTTCCTGCTGTCCTTAAATACTATTATAAAACTGGTGCAgggcgcttgtgtggctcagttggttaagcgactgccttcggctcaggtcatgatcctggagtccctggatcgaatcccacagcgggctccctgctcggcagggagtctgcttctccctctgaccctacctcctctcatgtgctctctcttattctctctctttcaaataaataaataaaatcttcaaaaaaaaaaacaaaaacaaaaacaaaactggtgcAAACCTTCCCACATATTAAGAGAAGCTCTTGAAATACTCTTATCAAAGCCAGA from the Halichoerus grypus chromosome 7, mHalGry1.hap1.1, whole genome shotgun sequence genome contains:
- the NPL gene encoding N-acetylneuraminate lyase isoform X6, with translation MAPPKKKLQGLVAATITPMTEHGEINFSVIGQYVDYLVEEQGVKNIFVNGTTGEGLSLSVSERRQVAEEWVAKGRNKLDQVVIHVGALSLKDSQELARHAAEIGADGIAVIAPFFLKPTNKDILINFLKEVATAAPALPFYYYHIPALTGVKIRAEELLDGIQDKIPTFQGLKFSDTDLLDFGQCVDQNRQQQFAFLFGVDEQLLSALVMGATGAVGSTYNYMGKKTNQMLEAFERKDFSSALNHQFCIQRFINFVLKLELQYLWVFHQDH
- the NPL gene encoding N-acetylneuraminate lyase isoform X5 → MAPPKKKLQGLVAATITPMTEHGEINFSVIGQYVDYLVEEQGVKNIFVNGTTGEGLSLSVSERRQVAEEWVAKGRNKLDQVVIHVGALSLKDSQELARHAAEIGADGIAVIAPFFLKPTNKDILINFLKEVATAAPALPFYYYHIPALTGVKIRAEELLDGIQDKIPTFQGLKFSDTDLLDFGQCVDQNRQQQFAFLFGVDEQLLSALVMGATGAVGSTYNYMGKKTNQMLEAFERKDFSSALNHQFCIQRFINFVLKLDNRFCWTPDYVLHL